Genomic window (Pseudomonas sp. L5B5):
TGCCCGCTGCCACATCACCCAGCCGACCCTGTCGATGCGCCTGCGCAACCTCGAGGAAGAGCTCGACCTGCCACTGGTCAACCGCGGCCAGCGCTTCGAAGGCTTTACCGCACCCGGCGAGCGGGTCCTGGCCTGGGCCCGCACCGTGCTCACCGCCTACGACGGCTTGCTGGCCGAGGCCGCCGCCTGCCGGGGCAACCTGGTCGGCACCCTGCGCCTGGGCGTGGTGCCGCTGTCGAGTTTCGATCCGTTGCCGTTGATGCAGCGCTTGCATGCCGAACACCCGAACCTGCGCTTCGAGCTCTCGTCCCTTAGCTCGGAACAGATCCTCGAGCAACTGGCGAGCAATCGCCTGGACCTGGGCGTCTCTTACCTGGAACGCCTGGACAGCGAGCACTTCGACTCCCTGACCCTGGCCCAGACCCGCATGGGGTTGTTGTACGACCAGCGGCATTTCAGCTTCGGCGAACCGCCCCTGAGCTGGGAGGCGCTGACCGAACTGCCCCTGGGCCTGCTGACCAGCGGCATGCATTTTCGCCAGTCCATCGACCACAACTTCCATATTCGCGGACTCCATCCCAGGCCAGTGGTCCAGACCGACGCCGTCCATCAGTTGGTGCAGATGGTCCATGGCGGCCTGTGCTGCGCGGTGATGCCCCTGGACAGTGGCCTTGAGGCCATGACCGAGCACCTGCGCCTGCAACAGATCGAGGAGGCCCAGACCCTGGCCCGCCTGGGGCTGATCATGCGCCGCAGCGCCCCGCGCTCGGCCCTCGCCGAGGCCTGCTTCGCGCTGTATCGGAAATTGCTCGACGAGGCTTGATCGACGCCATCTATCAAAGGATCAGTACTAGCAATTAGACGCGACACAATGCCGCGCTTAGGCTTGCCTGCACTACCCCGCTGCCCCCGATGAACGCCCGTTGCCCGCCCTGCGCAGTGCCAGCCCCGCCACCATGCTCGCCCCTTGCGCATCCGCCAGACCCGGCAACGACCACGTCATCACAGCCCCAACCTTGTCCGCCTGCCGCATCGAAACGTACTGCGGCTCGACAGCCCCGCGATGGAGA
Coding sequences:
- a CDS encoding LysR family transcriptional regulator, translating into MDIKQLKFLIALDETRHFGQAAARCHITQPTLSMRLRNLEEELDLPLVNRGQRFEGFTAPGERVLAWARTVLTAYDGLLAEAAACRGNLVGTLRLGVVPLSSFDPLPLMQRLHAEHPNLRFELSSLSSEQILEQLASNRLDLGVSYLERLDSEHFDSLTLAQTRMGLLYDQRHFSFGEPPLSWEALTELPLGLLTSGMHFRQSIDHNFHIRGLHPRPVVQTDAVHQLVQMVHGGLCCAVMPLDSGLEAMTEHLRLQQIEEAQTLARLGLIMRRSAPRSALAEACFALYRKLLDEA